One window of the Lactobacillus sp. PV034 genome contains the following:
- the ezrA gene encoding septation ring formation regulator EzrA — protein sequence MSSGESIFIIILILVIIAGVASAVIINKRFNHQIALLDRECDQLNDIEVKEDIKRLEKMDLAGKSLETFQEYREAYQRVNTEKVGVLRHLLEEAAAANAKYSLIKAHKYIKEVQEIYAESKEVVENSKKILKDLLESNKDNKKKYASLLKTYQEQRKSILANSFDYGVALDELEKELSLLEKQFDAVKNLSNQGDHVEAKNVLDEIQIKLNDLKDELPNIQDAHDKLKNIFPDQLDEITHTYRNMIKDKYMINEVDVLKTVKGLREKIDDSKNKLATLELDSVKKQDQEIEIEIDDLYDILTKEFKAKPFVDKNRDKLFDVLSHMRTSSSKLVAKLEHIDESYELNHGELKEGKELESRVNHLNTDFDTDCQKLTEGKGVYSEIEAKWLAMLKELDQIDVREKQISDKVDGLFDAEKIANDSINQFKQKVSLIYRKVERRQLPGKPEGFIQLYTLVIKEISETSEELNQVRINLEKISHELIQIQEDIDRLQKEAEEILNSADLFELTMQYSNKYSSRKEIERARKEAYDLYKNKYAYKDALDVIATALEKAEPGAYQRIEKEYYAELNEESEDE from the coding sequence ATGTCATCAGGTGAATCAATATTTATCATCATTTTAATACTGGTTATTATTGCTGGTGTTGCTAGTGCAGTTATTATTAATAAGCGTTTTAATCATCAAATTGCACTTTTAGATAGAGAGTGTGATCAATTAAATGATATTGAAGTAAAAGAAGATATAAAGCGCCTAGAAAAGATGGATTTAGCAGGTAAAAGTTTAGAAACCTTCCAAGAATACCGTGAAGCTTATCAAAGGGTAAATACAGAAAAAGTTGGTGTATTACGTCATCTTTTGGAAGAAGCTGCTGCAGCTAATGCTAAATATTCTTTAATTAAGGCACATAAATATATTAAAGAAGTTCAAGAAATTTATGCCGAATCTAAAGAAGTTGTTGAAAATAGCAAAAAGATACTCAAGGATTTATTGGAATCTAACAAAGATAATAAAAAAAAATATGCTTCTTTATTAAAGACATATCAAGAACAAAGAAAAAGTATCTTAGCCAATTCTTTTGATTACGGAGTAGCATTAGATGAATTGGAAAAGGAGCTTTCTTTACTTGAAAAACAATTTGACGCTGTAAAGAATTTATCTAATCAGGGTGATCATGTTGAAGCTAAGAATGTTTTAGACGAAATTCAAATTAAGCTAAATGATCTAAAAGATGAGTTACCTAATATTCAGGATGCTCATGATAAGCTAAAGAATATTTTTCCAGATCAATTGGATGAAATCACTCATACTTATCGTAATATGATTAAAGATAAGTACATGATTAATGAAGTTGATGTCTTGAAAACTGTTAAGGGCCTAAGAGAAAAAATTGATGATAGTAAGAATAAACTTGCTACTCTTGAATTGGATTCGGTTAAAAAACAAGATCAAGAAATTGAAATCGAGATTGATGATTTATACGATATCCTAACAAAGGAATTTAAAGCTAAACCATTTGTTGATAAAAATAGAGATAAGTTATTTGATGTCTTAAGTCACATGAGAACTAGTTCTTCGAAATTAGTTGCTAAGCTCGAACACATTGATGAAAGCTATGAATTGAATCATGGTGAATTAAAAGAAGGAAAAGAATTAGAAAGTAGAGTAAACCATTTAAACACTGATTTTGATACTGATTGTCAAAAGTTGACAGAAGGAAAAGGTGTTTATTCTGAGATTGAAGCAAAATGGCTTGCCATGCTTAAAGAATTAGATCAAATTGATGTGCGAGAAAAACAAATATCAGATAAGGTCGATGGTCTTTTTGATGCGGAAAAGATTGCTAATGACTCGATTAATCAATTTAAGCAAAAGGTTTCTTTGATTTATCGTAAAGTTGAGCGGCGTCAACTTCCTGGAAAACCGGAAGGATTTATCCAATTATATACGCTTGTTATTAAAGAAATTTCAGAAACCAGTGAAGAATTGAATCAGGTTCGTATTAACTTAGAAAAAATCTCACATGAATTGATTCAAATTCAAGAAGATATTGATCGCTTACAAAAAGAAGCAGAAGAAATTTTAAATTCAGCAGATTTATTTGAATTAACTATGCAATATTCAAATAAATATAGTAGTCGTAAAGAGATTGAGCGCGCTCGCAAGGAAGCGTATGATCTCTATAAGAATAAATATGCTTATAAGGATGCACTTGATGTGATTGCGACAGCTCTTGAAAAGGCAGAGCCTGGTGCATACCAGAGAATTGAAAAAGAATACTACGCTGAATTAAATGAAGAAAGTGAAGATGAATAA
- the rpsD gene encoding 30S ribosomal protein S4 encodes MSRYTGPSWKRSRRLGISLSGSGKEISRRNYAPGDHGPNNRAKISEYGQQLHEKQKLRWMYGLNERQFRNLFVRAGKIREGKHGVNFMILLERRLDNVVFLLGLATTREQARQLVNHGHILVNGKRVDIPSYEVNVGDEISLREKSKNLQQVKDALEATASRPSYVSFDDNKMTGTLVRLPERDEMNPDIDEALVVEWYNQRL; translated from the coding sequence ATGTCAAGATATACTGGTCCAAGCTGGAAACGTTCAAGACGTTTAGGTATTTCCCTTTCTGGTTCAGGTAAAGAAATTAGTCGTCGTAACTATGCACCTGGTGACCATGGTCCTAACAACCGTGCTAAGATTTCTGAATATGGTCAACAATTACACGAAAAGCAAAAATTACGTTGGATGTACGGCTTAAACGAACGTCAATTTAGAAACTTATTCGTTCGTGCTGGTAAGATTCGTGAAGGTAAACACGGTGTTAACTTCATGATTTTACTTGAAAGACGTTTAGACAACGTAGTATTCCTTTTAGGTCTTGCTACTACTAGAGAACAAGCAAGACAACTTGTTAACCACGGTCACATCTTGGTAAACGGCAAGCGCGTTGACATTCCTTCATACGAAGTTAACGTTGGTGACGAAATTAGTTTAAGAGAAAAATCAAAGAACTTACAACAAGTTAAGGATGCTCTTGAAGCAACTGCTTCTCGCCCATCATACGTTTCATTCGATGATAACAAGATGACTGGTACTTTAGTTCGTCTTCCAGAACGTGACGAAATGAAC